The following are from one region of the Theropithecus gelada isolate Dixy chromosome 6, Tgel_1.0, whole genome shotgun sequence genome:
- the FLT4 gene encoding vascular endothelial growth factor receptor 3 isoform X1 produces the protein MQRGAALCLRLGLCLGLLDGLASGYSMTPPTLNITEESHVIDTGDSLSISCRGQHPLEWAWPGAQEAPATGDKDSEDTGVVRDCEGTDVRPYCKVLLLREVHANDTGSYVCYYKYIKARIEGTTAASSYVFVRDFEQPFINKPDTLLVNRKDAIWVPCLVSVPGLNVTLRSQSSVLWPDGQEVVWDDRRGMRVSTPLLREALYLQCETTWGDQDFLSNPFLVHITGNELYDIQLLPKKSLELLVGEKLVLNCTVWAEFNSGVTFDWDYPGKQAERGKWVPERRSQQTHTELSSILTIHNVSQHDLGSYVCEANNGIQRFRESTEVIVHEKPFISVEWLKGPILEATAGDELVKLPVKLAAYPPPEFQWYKDGKALSGRHSPHALVLKEVTEASTGIYTLALWNSAAGLRRNISLELVVNVPPHIHEKEASSPSIYSRHSRQALTCTAYGVPLPLSIHWHWRPWTPCKMFGQRSLRRRQQRDLMPQCRDWRAVTTQDAVNPIESLDTWTEFVEGKNKTVSKLVIQNANVSAMYKCVVSNKVGQDERLIYFYVTTIPDGFSIESKPSEELLEGQPVLLSCQADSYKYEHLRWYRLNLSTLHDAHGNPLLLDCKNVHLFATPLAASLEEVAPGARHATLSLSIPRVAPEHEGHYVCEVQDRRSHDKHCHKKYLSVQALEAPRLTQNLTDLLVNVSDSLEMQCLVAGAHAPSIVWYKDERLLEEKSGVDLADSNQKLSIQRVREEDAGRYLCSVCNAKGCVNSSASVAVEGSEDKGSMEIVILVGTGVIAVFFWVLLLLIFCNMRRPAHADIKTGYLSIIMDPGEVPLEEQCEYLSYDASQWEFPRERLHLGRVLGYGAFGKVVEASAFGINKGSSCDTVAVKMLKEGATASEHRALMSELKILIHIGNHLNVVNLLGACTKPKGPLMVIVEYCKYGNLSNFLRAKRETFSPYAEKSPEQRGRIRAMVELARLDRRPGSSDRVLFTRFPKNEGGARRASPDQDAEDLWLSPLTMEDLVCYSFQVARGMEFLASRKCIHRDLAARNILLSESDVVKICDFGLARDIYKDPDYVRKGSARLPLKWMAPESIFDKVYTTQSDVWSFGVLLWEIFSLGASPYPGVQINEEFCQRLRDGTRMRAPELATPAIRRIMLNCWSGDPKARPAFSELVEILGDLLQGGGLQEEEEACMAPRGSQSSEEGSFSQVSTVALHIAQADAEDSPPNLQRHSLAARYYNWVSFPGCLARGTQTHGSSRMKTFEEFPMTPMTYKASVDNQTDSGMVLASEEFEQIESRHRRESGFSCKGPDQNVDVTRAHPDSQGRRRRPDRGARGGQVFYNSEYGELSEPSEEDHCSPSARVSFFTDNSY, from the exons GGGACAGCACCCCCTGGAGTGGGCCtggccaggagcccaggaggcacCAGCCACTGGGGACAAGGACAGCGAGGACACGGGGGTGGTGCGAGACTGCGAGGGCACAGACGTCAGGCCCTACTGCAAGGTGTTGCTGCTGCGTGAGGTGCACGCCAACGACACAGGCAGCTACGTCTGCTACTACAAGTACATCAAGGCCCGCATCGAGGGCACCACGGCCGCCAGCTCCTACGTGTTCGTGAGAG ACTTCGAGCAGCCGTTCATCAACAAGCCCGACACGCTCCTGGTCAATAGGAAAGATGCCATATGGGTGCCCTGTCTGGTGTCCGTCCCCGGCCTCAACGTCACGCTGCGCTCG CAAAGCTCGGTGCTGTGGCCAGACGGGCAGGAGGTGGTGTGGGATGACCGGCGGGGCATGCGGGTGTCCACGCCGCTGCTGCGCGAGGCCCTGTACCTGCAGTGCGAGACCACCTGGGGGGACCAGGACTTCCTTTCCAACCCCTTCCTCGTGCACATCACAG GCAACGAGCTCTATGACATCCAGCTGTTGCCCAAGAAGTCGCTGGAGCTGCTGGTAGGGGAGAAGCTGGTCCTGAACTGCACCGTGTGGGCTGAGTTCAACTCGGGTGTCACCTTCGACTGGGACTACCCGGGGAAGCAG GCAGAGCGGGGTAAGTGGGTGCCCGAGCGACGCTCCCAGCAGACCCACACAGAGCTCTCCAGCATCCTGACCATCCACAACGTCAGCCAGCACGACCTGGGCTCGTACGTGTGCGAGGCCAACAACGGCATCCAGCGGTTTCGGGAGAGCACCGAGGTCATTGTGCATG AAAAGCCCTTCATCAGCGTCGAGTGGCTCAAAGGCCCCATCCTGGAGGCCACGGCAGGAGACGAGCTGGTGAAGCTGCCTGTGAAGCTGGCGGCATACCCTCCGCCCGAGTTCCAATG GTACAAGGATGGAAAGGCACTGTCCGGGCGCCACAGTCCACATGCCCTAGTGCTCAAGGAGGTGACAGAGGCCAGCACCGGCATCTACACCCTCGCCTTGTGGAACTCTGCTGCTGGCCTCAGACGCAACATCAGCCTGGAGCTGGTGGTGAATG TGCCCCCCCACATACACGAGAAGGAGGCCTCCTCCCCCAGCATCTACTCGCGCCACAGCCGCCAGGCCCTCACCTGCACGGCCTATGGGGTGCCCCTGCCCCTCAGCATCCATTGGCACTGGCGGCCCTGGACACCCTGCAAGATGTTTGGCCAGCGGAGTCT ccggcggcggcagcagcgAGACCTCATGCCACAGTGCCGTGACTGGAGGGCAGTGACCACGCAGGACGCTGTGAACCCCATCGAGAGCCTGGACACCTGGACCGAGTTTGTGGAGGGGAAGAATAAG ACCGTGAGCAAGCTGGTGATCCAGAATGCCAACGTGTCCGCCATGTACAAGTGTGTGGTCTCCAACAAGGTGGGCCAGGATGAGCGGCTCATCTACTTCTATGTGACCA CCATCCCCGACGGCTTCAGCATCGAATCCAAGCCATCCGAGGAGCTACTGGAGGGCCAGCCCGTGCTCCTGAGCTGCCAAGCCGACAGCTACAAGTACGAGCACCTGCGCTGGTACCGCCTCAACCTGTCCACGCTGCACGATGCGCACGGGAACCCGCTGCTGCTCGACTGCAAGAACGTGCATCTGTTCGCCACCCCTCTGGCCGCCAGCCTGGAGGAGGTGGCGCCTGGGGCGCGCCACGCCACGCTCAGCCTGAGTATCCCCCGCGTCGCGCCCGAGCATGAGGGCCACTATGTGTGCGAAGTGCAAGACCGGCGCAGCCATGACAAGCACTGCCACAAGAAGTACCTGTCGGTGCAGG ccctggagGCCCCTCGGCTCACGCAGAACTTGACCGACCTCCTGGTGAACGTGAGCGACTCCCTGGAGATGCAGTGCTTGGTGGCCGGAGCGCACGCGCCCAGCATCGTGTGGTACAAAGACGAGAGGCTGCTGGAGGAAAAGTCTG GAGTCGACTTGGCGGACTCCAACCAGAAGCTGAGCATCCAGCGCGTGCGCGAGGAGGATGCGGGTCGCTATCTGTGCAGCGTGTGCAACGCCAAGGGCTGCGTCAACTCCTCCGCCAGCGTGGCCGTGGAAG GCTCTGAAGATAAGGGCAGCATGGAGATCGTGATCCTTGTCGGTACCGGGGTCATCGCTGTCTTCTTCtgggtcctcctcctcctcatcttctgTAACATGAGGAGG CCGGCCCACGCAGACATCAAGACGGGCTACCTGTCCATCATCATGGACCCCGGGGAGGTGCCTCTGGAGGAGCAATGCGAATACCTGTCCTACGACGCCAGCCAGTGGGAGTTCCCCCGAGAGCGGCTGCACCTGG GGAGAGTGCTCGGCTACGGCGCCTTCGGGAAGGTGGTGGAAGCCTCCGCTTTCGGCATCAACAAGGGCAGCAGCTGTGACACCGTGGCCGTGAAAATGCTGAAAG AGGGCGCCACAGCCAGCGAGCACCGCGCGCTGATGTCGGAGCTCAAGATCCTGATTCACATCGGGAACCACCTCAACGTGGTCAACCTCCTGGGGGCGTGCACCAAGCCCAAGG GGCCCCTCATGGTGATCGTGGAGTACTGCAAGTACGGCAACCTCTCCAACTTCCTGCGCGCCAAGCGGGAGACCTTCAGCCCCTACGCA GAGAAGTCTCCCGAGCAGCGCGGACGCATCCGCGCCATGGTGGAGCTGGCCAGGCTGGATCGGAGGCCAGGGAGCAGCGACAGGGTCCTCTTTACTCGGTTCCCGAAGAACGAGGGCGGAGCGAGGCGAGCTTCTCCAGACCAAGACG CTGAGGACCTGTGGCTGAGCCCGCTGACCATGGAGGATCTTGTCTGCTACAGCTTCCAGGTGGCCAGAGGGATGGAGTTCCTGGCTTCCCGAAAG TGCATCCACAGAGACCTGGCTGCTCGGAACATTCTGCTGTCAGAAAGCGACGTGGTGAAGATCTGTGACTTTGGCCTTGCCCGGGACATCTACAAAGACCCTGATTACGTCCGCAAGGGCAGC GCCCGGCTGCCGCTGAAGTGGATGGCCCCTGAAAGCATCTTTGACAAGGTGTACACCACGCAGAGTGACGTGTGGTCCTTTGGGGTGCTGCTCTGGGAGATCTTCTCTCTGG GGGCCTCCCCATACCCTGGGGTGCAGATCAATGAGGAGTTCTGCCAGCGGCTGAGAGACGGCACGAGGATGAGGGCCCCGGAGCTGGCCACTCCTGCCAT ACGCCGTATCATGCTGAACTGCTGGTCTGGAGACCCCAAGGCGAGACCTGCGTTCTCGGAGCTGGTGGAGATCCTGGGGGACCTGCTCCAGGGCGGGGGCCTGCAA gaggaagaggaggcctgCATGGCCCCACGTGGCTCTCAGAGCTCAGAAGAGGGCAGCTTCTCGCAGGTGTCCACTGTGGCCCTACACATCGCCCAGGCTGACGCTGAGGACAGCCCGCCAAACCTGCAGCGCCACAGCCTGGCCGCCAG GTATTACAACTGGGTGTCCTTTCCCGGGTGCCTGGCCAGAGGGACTCAGACCCATGGTTCCTCCCGGATGAAGACATTTGAAGAATTCCCCATGACCCCAATGACCTACAAGGCCTCTGTG GACAACCAGACGGACAGTGGGATGGTGCTGGCCTCGGAGGAGTTTGAGCAGATAGAGAGCAGGCATAGACGAGAAAGCGGCTTCAG